The Deltaproteobacteria bacterium genomic sequence AGTCCCGAAGCCGAGATTGAAGAGTGCGAACGTCCCTTCCATGCTCATCGAGCCCGCCATCGACAGCGCATAGGCCGATCCGTCCGGATTGATGAGCGTATCGCCTTCCTGCAATGCGCCCGCGTGGATCCAGCGTTCCGTGCCGTGGCGTTGTACGCGCAATCGATGGATCGACGTCGTCTCGAGCGTGCCGAGTGCGCCGTTCGCGTCGGTCACGGCGAGCGAGAGCAGATCGGACGGAACGACGCCGTGCTGCATCAGTTGGCGCGGCGTCTGATACACGACGGCGCGCGTGTCCGGATCGAATCCCGCTACGGCCGGCAGTGGCTGTCCCGCAGCCTCCAACGCGGCGAGTGCGGCAAACGAAATCGTGCCGCCGTCCGCCGTGCGCAGCACCGCGCGTTCGGTGAAACAGCCGCCGTAGCCCTTGTTGCAACTCCCGACGTCGAAGCTGACTTCCGTGTCGGGATAGATGCCAAACAGCCACGCGGCGTCGTTGAATTCGACGTCGATCGTGCCTTCACCCTCGCACGCCGCCCAGTCGCCATCGCTCTGCTGTGTGCGGCATTCAATGGTCTCGACAGACGCGAGGATCTCTGCCGTCTCAGTCCACTGGGTCGCAGCCGCAGCGGCCAGCGGCCGTAGGGCCTCCGGTACACCGAGCGCGAAGTACGTCATTTGTTTGATCTCGTCGCACCCCTGGCCCAACACCAAATCGCCCGGATCGCGCAATCCGCCTAAGCGCACATAAATGGACAGCCCGCGCGCGGAGAGATCGGCCAAATAGTCTTTCGTGATGGCCGGGGCCTGCGCGTACGGATGGCTCGCGGGATAATAACCGCGCGGATCGATCCCGCTGCGCACCGAATGATCGAATGTGGCTTGGTCGACTTGCAGGACGTCTGCATCGCCGTCGCCCGGAACGCTGTTGAGGACCCACTTTCTTGCATACTCGCTGACCCGTGCGACCTCCAGAGACCAATCGAGCAACTCGGTGACCGCGCGCTGTTGCCCGATTGTGATGGGTCCGCCAGTGAGCGGTACAGCCGCGTAGCCGATCAGTCCGCGCAGATGGGCGCGATCGAATCGTTGCGGTGTCTCGGACGGCGTGGGAAGCAGGAAGTCGTCTTCACTGAGCATGCTGAACGGCGACACACGATCGAAGCGTTTGAGGATCGCGACGGCCTCGGGCGAGCAAAATATCGCGCTGGCGCTGCGTGAGATGGAGGTGAACGCGTCGACCGCCTCGCCACTGCCGGTCATATCCCAAATGGGATGTACTGCAGCACGGATGCACGGTGTCGGCGCCGCGGCCGTCGCCGCATTTGCCGTCGTTCCTTCCACTTCATATCCCGTCACCAGTTGCGCCAACGCTGTCCCGAGTCCAATTCCAACCATAAGTGCCTCCGCATGGGTTCCGTACTGTTCGCTGTATATCGGCGTCACGAAAAAAGAGTTGCTAAGAAAATGCCTGGCCGTTTCCGGGAGTCATTAGGGAACTCATGCCTGGCTTGAATACTCCGCAATCGACCCGCAGGGCTAGCGCCACGGGCGCGCTGATGGGGAGGCTCCAAATCCGCGAACGAGGACACGCGCACGCCGTCGTGCTTATGGCATGTTGCCTGCCGGGGGTGGGGGACAGTCTGGCATGTGCGGTTCCGCCGGGATATCGGCGGCGCAACGGAAGCCGATGAACTTGGAGCGCTGCGCGGGGTGCCACCGGCGGTCGGTGACATCGCGGATATCCGGGACCGTTTGATCGACGGCGATCGCGTCGTCACACTCATTCAGCGGATCGGAGTCTGGATTGATATGATACGCATTGCCAACTACGACGGGTAGTCTGTCTCCGTCGAGTTCCGCGGTCAGTTCATAGACCGGACCGACCAGGTCGTGGATCCCCAACGGATTGGCCGGTGCGGTGGCGACGGACAACGGCCGCTTGGTGCCGATCGCCATTTCGTCGGCGCGTAGTTCGCCGCTGCGGGTGCCGAACTGGTTGTTCCCGCCGGCGGTCGCCAGATATTGCCATTCGGCTAGTGTGAGGAGCCGTTTGCCGGCGGAAAAGGCGAAGAAGAGGGCCTCCCAGAGGGTCACTTTGACGACCGGCTGATTGGGAGCGCCATGAGATTGGGGCAGCCGCCGTTGCGTGGCGACGGGGACAATTCGCTCCACCTGCATCGCGTACGCATGGAAACGATGCTCGCTGCGATTCTGCCGAATCCACGCCTCCGCGTCGTTTTCGTTGCGGAAGCCGCCGACCAGCACGGAGTAGCGCCCGTCGATCTGACCGAAGACCGCGAAGGGCCTCGTGGCATAACGGCCGCAATGGGCATCGAAGGCCTCGTTCGTGACCACATGGGGATCACAGTAGAAGGGCGCGATGGCGACCACATGGAGGCTGCCGTCAACACCGCGGCTCGTGAAGCCCGTCATTCCCGCCACTTTGACCATTCCGATGAAATCCCCGGTGCCATATTCCATGACCGTGTTCGGCGCGGCCAGTTGCAGCGGGTTCGGTGAGGGCGCGAAAGGCGTGCGCCGCACACGTGGAGCGGCCTTCCCAACCGCGCGCTGGGCTGCGGCCTTGGCCTGTCGTTCTTCCTGTGCCCGTGCAGTGCGCAACGTGTCGATTGCGGCCATCACCAACGCGCGCCGTTGCCGACGGCGGATCTGCCACCAGTGCGCCGATTCCGGCAGTAGATCCAACAGGGCCGCGAGGGCGGGGACCGCGTCGGTGGCGGCCAGAGTCGAGACATGGCGCACCGCGGCGGCGACTGTGGACCATCGGTTACGCACGGTGCCGGCGTCGAGGCCCCGCAGGAAGGCCACTTGATGTTGGGTCGTGACCTGCTGCTCCGCTTGGCGGATTAATTGGGCCTGCTCGCCGGCGCTGCGTTGATCGCGGCCGGCCAAACGGCGGAGATTGACGAGGGCAATCTGCTGGCCCTGCGTGAGGAGTCCAAATACGGTGAAGGGCTCATCGACCACGGTCCGACGAGTGGCTTCATCCAGTCCATAGAGGATCTCGCGGACGGCCAGTTCGCGCTCACGATCGGGCAGGACCTCCAACAGCGTAATCGAGAGGATGTAGAGCAGTAGATCGCTGGCGGCATTCAACTGGTGGGTGGGGTACTCCACGACGGTGTGGACCAGTCGGGAGACCAGCCCGCGCAACAGGTCGCGCACAAATTCATACCGGCCGTCGACGGCGCGGATCACGTCGCCGCAATCGACGGCCAACATCTGACAGAATTGTTGCCATGGCAGTTCGTCGCCCGCAAAGCGTTCCGGAAAGTCGCGCGGAAACATCATACGCAGGATGACCTCGCTTCGGTCCTCGGCCGCGGCGAGGTTCACGACTCGACGCAAGTGATCGAAGTCCAGCAGGGAGCGCTCGGCAATCCATAACAGGCCATGATGGGGCGCGGCCGCCACCGGGCCCGAGGCCGTGGTCGCTAAAGCGGTTGACGGGCTGGTGGCATCAGTGACCGGGACTGCAGTCTCATTCGCGACAGCAGGTTCAGCGCTGGTCGGTGTAGGTGGCTGGGTCTCTCCGCTCATACTGAAATGCGGCACTGCGGCGAAGCGAGTGCTGGCGGGTTCGGACGGTGACAGCGCGTGTGCAAAGGTTACTGGTCGATCCGGGACATGCGAAAAGGTGTCGCCGTTGGCACAGCGGAGGAGTGGCGCAGTGGCTGCATCCGGAGCGATCGGGTGGTGAGGCCGATGGGGAGCGGTCGGTGGTTGTGTTCGCGTCCGTAACGAAGGCCGAGTGGTCGCGCTAGTCCGCCCCCCCCCGTCTCCCCAGCGTCGCATGTGTGTCGTGCGTCTCCAACTCATAACGTGGCTCTCCTCTTGTTCCGTGTATATCGGCCCTGCGAAAAAAAAGTTGCTGGATCAATGTGGGTAACTGGGAAACGTGCGTTTACGCCATCCACCCGCGCACCAGTGTGGCGAGCGCGTCCGGGGTGGGGTAGGTCCAGGGCCACACGCTCATCTGGTGCGCGAGCGTGCCGTCCGGTGTCACGAGCGCGACGCCGCGTTTGGGTCTCAGCCAGGAAGAAAGGCCGAGCGCGCGGAGCAGCACGGCCTGAGGATCGGCGATCAAGTCGAATGGCAGTCGATGCGTCTCGCGAAACTTCGTGTGTTGCTCCACAGTGCCGGTATTGATTCCCCACCACAGGCACGGCACGGCCTGCAGTGCCGCCCACATGTCGCGATAGGTGCAGAATTGTTTGGTGCATACCGGCGAGAAGTCGCCCGGATATGACAGAAACACCGTGTTCCGATCTGCGGCCAATATAGCCCGCACCGCTAACGCGCCACGTGTGGTTTCGAACGTCTGATCCAATATGTCCTGCAACGGAGCCACTGCTTGCGCCTTTCGCACATTCTACGCTAAGGCGAAAGTCCCATGCCACTCGATCGGTCACAAATTGCGGCGCGGCTGATGGAATTCGCGGCGCTGTTGGAATTGACGGGCGCCAATCCGTTCCGCGTCCGCGCGCTCGCCAACGGCGCGCGCGTGCTCGGCGGGCTGGCCTCGTTCGAGCGACTCTTGGCCACAGCGCAGCTCACGAGCATCAAAGGGATCGGAGAGGGGCTGGCGGAACATGTGCAAGAACTTGCGACCACCGGGACGTTGCAGGAGTGCGACGCGCTCGCCAAGACGATTCCGCCCGGGGTGGTAGAGATGCTCGATATCCCCGGCGTCGGGCCGAAGACGGCGCGGCGGCTGTGGCAAGAGTTGCAGCTGACGACGGTCGACGCGTTGGCCCAAGCGTGTGGCACACATCGGCTCGCCGCCGTCGCCGGAATGGGCGAGAAGACGGAGCAAAAGATCCTGCACGGGATCGACTATCTGCGCACGCAGCACGGACGCCATTTGTATCCGGGCGTCGCGTTGGTCGCATATGAACTGGCGGCCGCGTTGACGCGGAGTCGCGTAGTGCAGCGGATCGAAGTGGCCGGGAGTATTCGGCGCCACAACGAGATCGTGAAAGATATCGACTTGGTGGCGAGTACGCGCGACGCGGAACGGTTGATGGCCGCGTTCGTCGCGCATCCGCTGGTCGGTCGGGTCGTGCAACACGGGCCGACAATATCGAGCGTGCAATTACGTCCCGGATTTTCCGCCGATCTGCGTTGTGTGACCGAAACGGAATTTCCGTACGCGTTGCTCCACTTGACCGGCAGCAAGGCGCACAACGTGGCATTGCGCGCGCGCGCGCAGCAGATGGGGATGCAATTGAACGAATATGGATTATTCAAGAGCGACGGGACTGTCGAATCACTCGTGCCGTGTGTGGCGGAAGACGAAATCTATGCCGCGTTGCAGCTCGCATTCATCCCGCCGGAACTGCGCGAGGACTGCGGCGAGATCGCGGACGCAGCGAACGGCGCGTTGCCGGATCTGCTGACGTACGACGACTTGCAAGGCGTGTTTCATTGTCACACCACATACAGCGACGGGCGAGCGACGTTGGCCGAGATGGCGGACGCGGCGGCCGAACGCGGATTTCGGTACCTCGGCGTGACGGATCACAGTCAATCGGTGACCTACGCACGCGGTTTAGAACCGGCGCGGGTGCGCGAGCAGTGGCGCGAGATTGAACGGCTCAATACCAACGGCAAGATCCGGATCTACAAAGGGACGGAAGTCGATATCCTGAAAGACGGCGCGCTCGATTATCCGGATGAATTATTGCGCGGCTTCGATTTCGTGATCGCGTCCGTTCACACCCACTTCACACTCACGCGCGACGAAATGACCGCGCGCGTAATCCGCGCACTGCGCCATCCGGCGGTGCGGGTGTTGGGACATCCGACCGGACGGCTGCTGTTGTCGCGAGAACCGTTTGCGGTCGATCTCGAAGCCGTGTTGCGCGTGGCGGGGGAGGAGGGCGTCGTGGTGGAAACGAATTGCAATCCGCAGCGCGCGGAACTCGATTGGCGGCTGGCGCGCACGGCCCAAAGTTGCGGCGTGCGCACGATGATCTCGCCCGACGCGCATCACGTGGACGGACTCGACTACCTCCGCTTCGGCGTCGGGATCGCGCGCAAAGGCGGCTGGACGCGGGCGCACGTCGTGAATGCGTGGACGCCGCGCGCGGTGGAACGATGGCTCGGACAATGACGGTCCAGCCACTAGCCACCAGTCACCAGCCACCAACAAGGCGAGCGCCCCGCATCATGTCGTTATTGCGCGCCGCCTATCCCTCGATCCACGTCGCGCTGACCCACGACAACCCGCTGCAGCTGTTAATCGCGACCATTCTTTCCGCGCAGTGTACCGACGAACGCGTCAATCAAGTCACGCCGCGACTCTTTGCGCGCTATGTCACGGCCGCCGACTTCGCGACAGCCGCGACGGCGGAACTCGAAACGCTGATTCGGTCCACCGGTTTTTTCCGCAGCAAGGCGCGAAATATTATCGGTTGTTGTCGTGGCATCATGGAGCGATTCAATGGCGAAGTGCCGCCCCGACTCGACGACTTAGTCACGTTGCCCGGCGTGGGTCGCAAGACCGCCAACGTGGTCCTCGGGGCCTGTTGGGGGGTTCCGGGCGTCGTGGTCGATACGCATGTCAAACGAATCTCGAATCTTTTGGGCCTCACGCAATACGACGATCCGGAGAAAATTGAACGGGACTTGATGGCCTTGTTGCCACAATCCGACTGGAACGATTTCAGCCTCGCGCTCATTTGGCACGGCCGCCGCGTTTGCATCGCCCGCCGCCCCCGCTGCGCGGAATGCGTCTTGAGCGTGCTGTGCCCGAGCGCGCGCAGGAAGTAACTTTCGTTACTCCAGATATTGGAAAAGTTCGGCCCATGGAATGGCCAAAATTTGTCCGATGCGTTGTGCTCGCGCCACTTGGCACACAAGATACGCAGCGTGCGGCCGGTACTCTTTGCAAAAATGCGCCAGGCCTTTTGTGTCCGCGAGTGTGGGCCGTGCAGTTGCTTTGACTTCGATAGCAATGCGCTGTTGACCGGTCTCCAACACCATATCGACTTCATCCCCCTGCTTATGCCGCCAATAAAAGAGTTGCGTTCGGGGGGAGCGCCGCGCCATCAATTCCAGGACCATCAAATGCTCGAACAACACGCCTTGTTGGAGGGGGAGGAGTCCGGGACCATGCCCGATCTGCGCTGCGGCGTTGCGGACCCCGAGGTCGAAGAAGTAATACTTCGCCGTGCGGAACACGGCATCGCGCACTTGGCCGAAGGCGGGTAGGCGTTGGATAATCAGCGAATCTTCAAGGATTTGAAAATACTCCCGGATCGTGGTGTGGCTCAGTCCGATGCGCCCGCCGATCTTCGAGAAATTGGGCGCCCCACCCGATTCTAGGGCAGCCAAACGAAGAAATTGCGTAAAGCGCGGCACATTGCGAACCGCTGCCTCGGCGCGAATCTCTTCCTCCAAATAGAGGTGTGTATAGGCATTGAGATTGCCTTCGCGCTGCGTGAAGTCCGTTTGTGAAAGAATTCCGGGCAACATGCCATAGCGCAAGATTTCTCCCAGCCGAGAGAGGGGGAACCCAGTTTCTTGCCATGTCAACGGAGGCAGGAAGTGGAGTTGCACTCGGCCGGGGAGCCAGTTCGTGCGCAAACGTTTCATCTTCCGAGCCGACGAGCCAGTGGCGGCGAGAACGATGCGGCGATGATCCAGGAGAAATTGTAGCGGATCCATGACGGCAGGGATTTTCTGGATCTCGTCGATGTAGAGGAAGAGCGGCGTGCGGGAACGTTTCGCTTCGACCTCGCGCACGATGCACTCGGGGTCCTGTTCGATCGCTTCGCGTTGGGAGGGAAGTTGGAAATAATAGGTGAGACACTGCGCGGCGGGAAGCTGCGCGAACAGGGCCTCCAACAGCGTGGATTTTCCCGTCTGACGGGGGCCGAAGAGGAGAAACGACTGGCGGCGATCGAGTAGTTGCTGCAAGCGCGAGACGGCAGATCGAGGGAAAGTAGATGTTTCAAAATTGTTCATATATTGAAAGTACCACTTTCAATTCGAATTCGCTAGCAAAACATCAGGCGCGCATTGGCGGACGTGATTGCAGAAACCATTGACGTCGTGGGCTCAGGCTGCGTAGGATCATGCCTCACTTCGCAGGGAGGAGAACGTTTGTATGGCGAATCGAGAAGATCGGGTCAAAGAGAACGTCGCGGGGCTGTTTTTTGTCGACTCGCAGTGCATCGATTGCAATTTGTGTCGCGACACGGCGCCGGCAAATTTCAAGCAACACGAAGCGGGTGGCTATTCGTTCGTGTATAAACAACCGGAAACCGACGAAGAGCGTCAACAATGCCAAGAAGCCCTCGAAGCGTGCCCCGTTGAAGCGATTGGCAGTAATGGGACGTAGTGTGTCGCACACAGTAAATGAGCAGATCATCCAGAATAAGATAGACTGAGTCCCAGCTCCGGGAGGGGAGTGCGGGGGGCCTGCGGGCCGTTCGCCTCGTGTTACGGCGCTCGGCTCACTGAGACCTCGCTCGGTCGAGCTTCAACACCATAGTACTCCCTCGCTCAGACTCGCCCGCAGGCCCCCCGCACTCCCATCCCGGGACCATCGTTTCAATCCGGATAGTCAACCAATCAGATTGAATCATGTCCTTCGTGCTTCGGGGGGCAAGAGAGAAGGCCGTGCAGTGTTCGACTCCTCATAACCGGTTTGTGTCTCGATAAACATTGATCTTAAGAAAGAGGCTACCCAGGCACCGCTGTCTTATGGCCGGAGTCCAGGCCGGCGGGCGCCAGGGGCTCTCGCAGCCGTTTTCCCCTTGCGTAATCTAACGACGAAAACGGCGAGGGCGAGCGCGCGGCGGCTCGATGCCGCCGCGATAGCGTACCCTGGCGCCCGCCGGCCCGGGGCTCCGGCCCTTCGTGTGCCAGCAATGCGTGGACAGATGATCGTAAAGGCATACGTATGGCGTGCTGTTATCTCCGCTTCCCCTTCGCAACCGCCCACTCCACGAGCAGGTCTTGGAACGCGGGGTCGTTCTTGAGCGGGAAAAAGTCGTCGCCGATTTGGACCCACGTCTTGAGTTGGTGGCTGTTGTCGAGTGGTTGCGCTTGTTGCAGGGTCGCGATCGTTTTTGCCACATCGCCCGTCGCCGCGTAATAGCTGATTAGGGCCGTGAGGCCGCCGAATTCTTTGGTCACTTCGTCGAGTTTGACCTTTGCCACGCGTCGTTCGGCGTCGCGGGTTTTCCCCATCGTGGCGGCCAGCGCCGCAGTGAGCAGATCCGCTTCGTATTGGTGAGCGCCGCGCGT encodes the following:
- a CDS encoding ferredoxin, with the protein product MANREDRVKENVAGLFFVDSQCIDCNLCRDTAPANFKQHEAGGYSFVYKQPETDEERQQCQEALEACPVEAIGSNGT
- the polX gene encoding DNA polymerase/3'-5' exonuclease PolX, with amino-acid sequence MPLDRSQIAARLMEFAALLELTGANPFRVRALANGARVLGGLASFERLLATAQLTSIKGIGEGLAEHVQELATTGTLQECDALAKTIPPGVVEMLDIPGVGPKTARRLWQELQLTTVDALAQACGTHRLAAVAGMGEKTEQKILHGIDYLRTQHGRHLYPGVALVAYELAAALTRSRVVQRIEVAGSIRRHNEIVKDIDLVASTRDAERLMAAFVAHPLVGRVVQHGPTISSVQLRPGFSADLRCVTETEFPYALLHLTGSKAHNVALRARAQQMGMQLNEYGLFKSDGTVESLVPCVAEDEIYAALQLAFIPPELREDCGEIADAANGALPDLLTYDDLQGVFHCHTTYSDGRATLAEMADAAAERGFRYLGVTDHSQSVTYARGLEPARVREQWREIERLNTNGKIRIYKGTEVDILKDGALDYPDELLRGFDFVIASVHTHFTLTRDEMTARVIRALRHPAVRVLGHPTGRLLLSREPFAVDLEAVLRVAGEEGVVVETNCNPQRAELDWRLARTAQSCGVRTMISPDAHHVDGLDYLRFGVGIARKGGWTRAHVVNAWTPRAVERWLGQ
- the nth gene encoding endonuclease III; this translates as MTVQPLATSHQPPTRRAPRIMSLLRAAYPSIHVALTHDNPLQLLIATILSAQCTDERVNQVTPRLFARYVTAADFATAATAELETLIRSTGFFRSKARNIIGCCRGIMERFNGEVPPRLDDLVTLPGVGRKTANVVLGACWGVPGVVVDTHVKRISNLLGLTQYDDPEKIERDLMALLPQSDWNDFSLALIWHGRRVCIARRPRCAECVLSVLCPSARRK
- a CDS encoding ATP-binding protein, which gives rise to MQQLLDRRQSFLLFGPRQTGKSTLLEALFAQLPAAQCLTYYFQLPSQREAIEQDPECIVREVEAKRSRTPLFLYIDEIQKIPAVMDPLQFLLDHRRIVLAATGSSARKMKRLRTNWLPGRVQLHFLPPLTWQETGFPLSRLGEILRYGMLPGILSQTDFTQREGNLNAYTHLYLEEEIRAEAAVRNVPRFTQFLRLAALESGGAPNFSKIGGRIGLSHTTIREYFQILEDSLIIQRLPAFGQVRDAVFRTAKYYFFDLGVRNAAAQIGHGPGLLPLQQGVLFEHLMVLELMARRSPRTQLFYWRHKQGDEVDMVLETGQQRIAIEVKATARPTLADTKGLAHFCKEYRPHAAYLVCQVARAQRIGQILAIPWAELFQYLE
- a CDS encoding SUMF1/EgtB/PvdO family nonheme iron enzyme — encoded protein: MSWRRTTHMRRWGDGGGRTSATTRPSLRTRTQPPTAPHRPHHPIAPDAATAPLLRCANGDTFSHVPDRPVTFAHALSPSEPASTRFAAVPHFSMSGETQPPTPTSAEPAVANETAVPVTDATSPSTALATTASGPVAAAPHHGLLWIAERSLLDFDHLRRVVNLAAAEDRSEVILRMMFPRDFPERFAGDELPWQQFCQMLAVDCGDVIRAVDGRYEFVRDLLRGLVSRLVHTVVEYPTHQLNAASDLLLYILSITLLEVLPDRERELAVREILYGLDEATRRTVVDEPFTVFGLLTQGQQIALVNLRRLAGRDQRSAGEQAQLIRQAEQQVTTQHQVAFLRGLDAGTVRNRWSTVAAAVRHVSTLAATDAVPALAALLDLLPESAHWWQIRRRQRRALVMAAIDTLRTARAQEERQAKAAAQRAVGKAAPRVRRTPFAPSPNPLQLAAPNTVMEYGTGDFIGMVKVAGMTGFTSRGVDGSLHVVAIAPFYCDPHVVTNEAFDAHCGRYATRPFAVFGQIDGRYSVLVGGFRNENDAEAWIRQNRSEHRFHAYAMQVERIVPVATQRRLPQSHGAPNQPVVKVTLWEALFFAFSAGKRLLTLAEWQYLATAGGNNQFGTRSGELRADEMAIGTKRPLSVATAPANPLGIHDLVGPVYELTAELDGDRLPVVVGNAYHINPDSDPLNECDDAIAVDQTVPDIRDVTDRRWHPAQRSKFIGFRCAADIPAEPHMPDCPPPPAGNMP
- a CDS encoding peroxiredoxin family protein; amino-acid sequence: MAPLQDILDQTFETTRGALAVRAILAADRNTVFLSYPGDFSPVCTKQFCTYRDMWAALQAVPCLWWGINTGTVEQHTKFRETHRLPFDLIADPQAVLLRALGLSSWLRPKRGVALVTPDGTLAHQMSVWPWTYPTPDALATLVRGWMA